The DNA segment CCGAGGCAGACAAAGCCCCGCAGCAGAAAAAGCCTGCTGTGATGAAAATGAAGAAACGGTTCATGCGAGGGTGTCGACCCACCTTGGGGCAGGCAACACGTTTTGGAGATGCATTTGACGGCACGCACCCGTTGGGCCAGCGCTAGGGGGCAGCAGCGGGCGCATCCTGTCAGGCTGCTGGTTATAAGTGCTAAGAGGAGCGCCAATCTGAGCAATTCTGAGCAGATGTGGCTGGCCTGCGAACCTGTTGCAACGGGCGCAAATGCAGTCAGGAATTGACAAGCGCTTTGGCGTGGAAGCGATAGCCCTGATTGCGCGCCGTGTTGATCGGTAGAGTCAAGCCGCTCAATTCGTCGACTTTGCGGCGCAAGCGCCGCATCTGTGTGTCCAGGCGACGTTGGTCATAGCTGAAAAAGTCCTCGCCCAGGGCTTCGATGATTTGCCTGCGGCTGACAAGACTGCCTGCATTGCACATCAGTTCCTGCAGTACGGTCAGATCCTGTTCGGAAAGGGCAATGGCCCTTCCTCTTGGAGGATGCAGGTTGCGAGGGCCTTGCTCCAGCACCCAGGTGTCGGCCTGGACGGCATTGGGCACCTCCAAGCGCCTGCCTAGGGCTGCCAGCGTTGCTGCAAGCTCGTCCAGGTCCAGCGTTTTGGCCAGGTAATGGTCGGCACCGATATCAAGGCCGCTGATGCGGTCGCGCGCTTCACCACGGGCGGTGAACACAACAATGCCGATGTGTTCGCCGCGTGCGCGCAGCTCTCGAATCAAGGTTAGTCCATCGCCATCGGGAAGGCCGATATCCAGAATCGCAATACTGTGACGGCGTGGATCAAAACGCCGGTGAAAGCCGGCCAGCGTGGACTCTGCGTCAATGCGATAGCCGCAACCTACAAGGAATTCGGTAAGTTCTTCACGCAGTACGGCTTCGTCTTCGAGCAGGATTACATCAAGCATGGATCTAGGGTATGCCCATGAGTGGTGGCGAATCTGAGCAAGTCTGAGCAGTAGGCTGCATTGTCAGTCAAATTGCTGCACAAACCATCCAGTTCACTGCCCACGGCGCTGATAATCAGCGCCGATGCGGTTTTTTTCTTCTCTCTTGCGATGCTCGCGCTCCCTGTTGGGGGTGTTGCTGGCAGTGCTGCTGCAGACCGTTATCAGCACGTCGCTCTGTGCCCAGCCAACGCTGATGCTCGAGGCCAGCCGCAGCATGTCAGCCAGCGGCCATCTGGCACTGCTGCGTGACCCTGGTGGCCAACTGGATGCAGAAGCAGTGGCAACCGCCGCGTCCTGGGAGGTTTTGCCCGGTTCGTTGAAGCTGGGTTTTACCGATGATGCGATCTGGCTGCGTCTGAACGTGCAACGCGGCGCTGCGGAACCTGTGCGTTGGCTGCTGACGTTGAGCAATGCGCTGCTTGACGATGTGCGCTTGTACCAGCGTGATCCGTCGGGGCATTGGCAACTGAGGCAGCACTCCGGTGAGGGGCTGGGCCGCCAGCACTGGCCAGTTGATGCGAGAAGTCCTGTACTGCTGCTGGAGCTTCCAAGTGACGTGCCGGAGTCGTTGTTGCTCCGTGTGCAAACGCGCAATGCGCTGACCACTCGGTTGGAGATTGCTACGCCCGAGTTGCACGGAGCCAAATCCCAGCGCGAGAGCTACTACTATGGATTGGGTCTCGGTTTCGGTTTACTGCTGATTTTGTTTCATGCTTTGTTTTGGCTGAAAACCCGAGAGCGAGTCAACGCCTGGTACGTGGCTTACGTGGGGCTCGCATTGCAAAGCGAGTGGCTCACTTCCGGTCTGGCGCAGCAGATGCTGGACCTGCCGGGGTGGCTTTCGGACCATTGGCTGGCCCTGGTCCTGTGCACGGCTTTGCCAGTCGGCGTGTTTTACAGCGATATGCAACTGGGACTGGCACAGCGCATGCCGCGCTTCAGCCGGTGCTTGATTACGGCCTTCACCGCCATCGGGGTGGTTGCTGCGATGCTGGTTCTCGCTGGCAACAACGGGGCCGGCATGCTGCTGATGCAGCTCAGCGCGCTGGTTGCCATGGTGCTGATGATTGGAACTGCCTTGTGTCTGCTGTCCCGTGACGATGGCCGGGCTCGTGCATTCTTATTGGTTTTTGGTATTTATTACGCAGGCGTGATCATCGCGTTTCTTCGGAACCTGGGCTGGTTGCCAAACACTGCCATCACCCAGAATGCCACGGCATTGGGTACGTTGGTGCACATGGTGGTGATGAGCGTACGGCTCAGCGATGGCTACGACAGAATGCGCCGTGAAAAAGAGGTGGTGCAACAGCGGCTTGTGGAACTCGTAGGGCAGCAAAACGAGTTGCTGGAGCAGGAGGTGTTGCGTCGAACCATCGCTTTGCGGCAAGAAATTGCACAGCGTGAATATCTCGAGGTTGAGCTGCGGTCTGCACTGGAAACGGAACGCCGGACCAGGCAATCCCAGCTAGATTTCATTGCGATGATCTCGCATGAGTTCCGCACGCCGCTGGCAATCATCAACACCACTGCCCAGCAGATTGCGCGCAACCTTGATGCAGCTCGCGAAAAGACGTTGACCCGCTGTACCAATCTGCGCAATGCGGCCAAACGCATGGTGGATCTGGTGGATGAGTATCTGAGCACCGACCGGATGAATACAGAACATGCACCTTTTCAACCGCTAGAGTGTTCTGGCCCGGATCTGTGCAAGCTTTTGGAAGAGCTGGTCACAGACTGGCCTGAGGGGCGGGTGAAACTGCATGGCATGCGTGTGCCAGAGCGGATATGGTGCGATTTGGAGCTGTTGCGTGTGGCATTGCGCAATCTGTTGGTCAATGCCGACCGCCATACCCAGGCGGGATTGCAGCTTGTCCTGGAGATGTCGTCGCACCGTGAGGGTTTTTTTGCATTGAGTGTGAGCAATCCCGGCGTGAAGATACCTTCAGATGAAGTTCCCCATTTATTCGAGAAATATTTTCGAGGCAGGCAGGCACAGCAATCTCCGGGAGCAGGTTTAGGCTTGTATTTGGTTCGCCGAATAGCCGAGCTGCACGGAGGAGAGGTGTATCTGGAAAACCATCAGAACACAAAGCTTGTCCGTTTTATTATCAGAATCCCAACTTCTACTCCTTTGCAGGCGTAAATGGGCTGAGATAATTTTTGTGCTGGGTGGATTTCAGCATGAATTGATTAGTATTTCGTAGGGGATATATTTCCGACTAGCTGGCGTATGTATAAATCTGTTTTATTGATTTTCATGCGGCTTTCCGATGGATGGTGTCGAACATGGTGATAGATCCTGTGTCATCAGGCGTTGCAGAAGTGGCTCCTGTCCGCACCAATACCAGGGTGGGCTGAACTGCAGCATTCACGCATTCCATAAATGACCTTGGCGCGATTGCAGCGTCTGGCCTCATTCCTTAACCAGTGTTGTGCGGTGAAGCTGGAAATAAGCACTAGCCTTCAACACCGCAGCACCGACAGGCTGCAGTAATCTTTTCGCGAAAGGGCTGTTTGCATCCACCGATACAGGCGTGCTCCTCATCAGTCCCCGCTGACAAACCCGGCTTTTACATGACTGCCGTCACAAAACGGCTTGTTGGCGGAGTGCCCGCAGCGGCACAGCCAGGTGTTGGTCACCCGGGTGATGGTGCGCCCGGTGCCGCTGACTACTTCGAGCGGGCCGCTCACATGCAGCGGGCCGCTGGTGGTGGGGTCTATCTGCAACGGACCGTTGCGTCGGGGCAGCGGGTTGGATTCCTGTGTGGACGGCTCCCCCGTGGCGGTGAAGCCGGCGGCAGTGTGGCTGCCGTCACAGTAGGGCTTGAGTTGCGACGCGCCGCAGCGGCACAGTGTGGCGCGCAGGCCGTCGGGTCGGCCGGCCACCACCAGTTCCGCATGGAAGGCCAGCGGCCCGTTCTCGCGCACGCGCACGGTGTTGACCAGCGGCGGCAGCTCCATGGCCGCACCGTCCGGGTGCTGGCACTGGATGGCACCGGAGGGGCAGTTGTGCGCCAGCTCCAGCACTTCATCCGGGGTGGCACGTTCGGGGTGGATCCAGGCGCCCTTGACATTGGGCACAAACACGTCCGGGCGGTCCAGCACGCAGTGGCGCGAGTGGATGCAGCGCTGGCCGTCGAAGGTGACGGTGACGTTGGAGGAGGAAACGGTTTCGCGGCCCATGGTGAGCTCCTGTTCTGGTCGTGGGGTGTGCGCTGCCGGCCCGTCCCGCACCATGTCGCCCGGGCAGGCGCGAGTGCACCTGTCCATCGTAGGCAGGCACGCGCTGCAGCAGGCGTAGGCCTGTGCCGCAGCGTGCAGCCCGATGTGGCACCGGCCTACACCGGCCTACAGCGGTGACAGACGGATGGCGGACGGGAGTGAGGGGAAGTCCCCAAGCTCTGTGGGAGCCCGCCCATGCCAGCATGGCGGCTGTGCGGCAGGTGGGGCCTGTTGTGTTGCGCCCTGTCCCATTTTTTCCTGCTGCCGGTGTGATGGAGGAGCTGCTTCATGTCTGCACTGCAAGTCCCTGTTTCAGCCCATGACCATGTCCATGGCCCGCGTGATGCCGCCGTGGTGCTGGTGGTCTATGGCGATTACCAGTGCCCTTACTGCGGTATGGCGGAGCCGACCTTGCAGCGCATTCGCCAGGAGCTGGGCGATCGGGTGGCGGTGGTGTTCCGCAACTTTCCACTGCCCATGCATGCCCAGGCGCTGCCGGCGGCCTTGGTGGTGGAGTTCGCGGGCCAGTACGGCCGTTTCTGGAAGGCGCACGACTGGCTCTACAGCCACCAGGCGACCCTGGGACCACCGCTGTACGGGCGCTTGCTGCAGATGCTGCAACTGAACGCGGAGGAACTGGGGCCGGCCATGGCCGGTGGGCACCTGGAAGCCCGCATCCGTGCCGATATCGACGGCGGGGAGCGCAGCGGGGTGGATGGTACGCCAGCCTTTTTTCTGAACGGCGAAGCCATCCATATCCAGCACAGCCATGACGAGCTGTATGAGCTGGTCTTGCGCGCGCTGCGCTAGGTGAGCCCGATACGCACGCAACCGGATGTCAGGGCTGACCGTGTGCAGGGTGCTGTGGGCGGAAGATGGCTTCGTCTCAGGCGCCCTACATGGTTCGATTCCAAGGTCAAGACGCCTGCCGTGGACAGGGCTGCACTGCGGCTTTTGCCCTGGGGGCGGTCAGGCATGGCACCATGCGGGTTTTGGATCTGGAGTGAGCGATATGAAGTTCTGGCTGGCAGGGGTGCTGGGTGCCCTGGTGGTGGCAGGGTGTGCAAGCAAGCAGGCACTGGTGCCGCAGGTGCAGCAAGGTGTGGATGCCAAGGGCGTCAAGACCGTGACCGTGGCTCCCGAGAGGGTGCAATGCAGCCGCCCGCAATGCCCCACGCTGGCGGCATCCTGGACCGCCGCGAAGAAGGGGCAGGCCGTGCTGAGCATTGGCTTGCCCAACCAGCAGGCTGCAGTGACGGGGGCGGATTTCCACTTTGGCAGTGGCGAAGTGCTGCGCGTGCGTTCGCGCTCGCAGACTGCAGCCATGCAGCAAGGCTATCCGGCCACGGCGTTTGACGTACCGCTGCGCACCATGGAGCGCCTGGCCTATTCGCCACGTACCTGGGTGCGCGTCTACACCGAAGGTGGCAATGTGGATGAAACCATCAACAGCGGCGAAGAAACCAGCCGCGCCTTCACGGCCATGAACTATTTCATGGGCGGCGTGGAGGCCGCTACCGGCCAGGGCCCCAGCGCCGATGTGAACACGGGAGGGCTGATGGACCGTCTGGGCCTGGGTGAAGACAAGGACAAAGAGCGCAACCGCTGAGCGGTGCCGCCTTCCGCTGCGGTACAAAAACATGGCGGCCTGTGTGGGCGCTGTGTGTTTCTGGAGGGGGGGCCAACTGAAGCGATTGCCCTCACTTCAACGGCCATGACAATGGCAATGGCACCGGGGAAGCCACTGCGCATGGCCCGCAGGGGCGACCCGCAGCCGCCGCTGCTTACTCTGGCATGCTGCTGGGCAGTTGCAGGCTGTCGCCGGTGACATAGAACTGGCCGCCCGCCACATAGTGCAGGGTGCGCAGGTCGTCTGGCGCGGCATCGAATTTCCAGCGGCCGTGCTGGAACACGCGTTCGTCGGCCCAGGCGGCCGTCACTTCGCCAATGAACAGGTCGTAGGCCTGCTGGTTGTGCGGCTCGGGGATAAGGCAGCACACCAGCCAGCCGGCGCAGCCGGCCACCAGCGGGGCGCCGGGTGCTGCGGGCGGGCGGAACAGCTCCACGCCGTGGCGCTGCAGCTTGTCCGGGTGCTGCACGGCGCTGTCGGTGCCCACATCCAGTGTCAGCCGGGCCTGGGCGCGGGTGGGCAGCTGCAGCACGAACTGGCCGCTGGCCTCCACCAAGGCCCGGGTGCGGGTCTGTTTGTCCAGCACCACCGTCACCTTGGGCGGTGCAAAGTCCAGTGCGCAGGCCCAGGCAGCGGCCATCACGTTGGCCTCGCCCGCGTGTGCGGCCGACACCAGCACCGTGGGTCCGTGGTTCAGCAGGCGGTAGCACTTGTCCAGTGGCACGCTCTGGCAGTAGGCGGGCAGGTGCAGCGGGAGATCGTCAAAGGAAGTCATGGCGGTGCAGGAAAGGGCGACAAAGCAAGCAGTGTAGGCGGCTGCCAGTGGTGTGCCGTGGGTGGCGGGCAGGTGCTTGAAAAAGCCGGTCTGTCAGACCGGCAGCGCAGCGCCCGGGTGCATGGAGCGCAATGGCAGGCACCATGCGGAAATGCTCCACGGTGGCGTAGCCAATTCGGAGCAGGTATAGCGCATATTCAGGAGACGCAGGACATGGTGCGATTATGGTGGTGCCCATATTCGTAGGGCTGCGCGGCGCCTTATCACCTGCGGGTTCTTATGCACCACGAGAATCGGTATCGAGCTGCGGAATTTTCCGGGAAATACCGAAAACCGTACCGTTTCGCCACACCCAGATACCTTGCGCTCCACTCCAAGTTGCGCACGTTATAGTGCTTTAACTGGTTTAGTCTCGGTCCTGCTTCTTCCTTGCGGTGTGCCATATAGGAGAACGGATAGGTCGTCAGCTTGAAAATAGCCCTATATGGGGTGTTGTGCCTGGCATTGCAGACAGGTAGCGAAACCAGGCAGTCAGCCCGTTGCGGTATCTGGAAGGCGCACAGGACGAGTTTGAGCATGGCATAATTTCATGGTGCTAGATTTTTGATTTTGAAACCCCATAATCAAGGACAAGTATTTTGGATACATCCATTTTGCACACACTCACCAGCCTGATTCCCATGATGCTGATTCAGGGGATTTATGCCATCTTTGCAGCACAAGTTGCAAAAAGAACCCAAAGAAGCGTACCGCTGTTTGTCATTCTCACCCTGATTCCCTTTTTGGGCATGCTCCTGTTTGTTTACGTCATCTGGTCTACGACTTTGTACGTACTGGATTCAATCAACGAGCTCAAAGAAAAATCGTGAATGCGCTGGCATGCGGTCTTGGAGGGTCCAAGATCGCATGCCTTGGCAGAACCGGGGTGCTCACAGGTGCTCATGGCTGCCCGGCCTGCCGGTGCAGGCGGTGCTTGCTGCGCCCGATTCGCTGCGCCTGGTAGATGCCGGCATGCCCGGAACACAGATAGGCGCTCACACAGGCAATGGCGGCAAATGGACCGATCTGCGCGCCGAACAGCTCCAGCGCCATCAGGATGGTGGTGATGGGGGTGTTTGCAGCCCCCGCAAACACGGCGACAAAACCGAGGCCGGCCATCATCGCAAGCGGCATGTGCAGCAACGGGGCCAGCGCATTCCCCAGCGTGGCACCAATGTAGAACAGCGGCGTGACTTCACCGCCCTTGAACCCGCTGCCGACCGACGTGGCCGTGAACAGCAGCTTGCCCAGGAAGTCCCATGGCCGGACGGGGGCGTGGAATGCCCGCAGGATGTCGGGGATGCCCAGACCGATGTAGCGGTAGGCATCGAGCCCCCACACGGCCGTTGCAATGGCGATGCCGCCGATGAAGGGGCGCAGCGGCGCACAGGGCACGCGGTGTTTCATGAAGGCGCCGATGGCACGGGTGGTCTTTGCAAACAGCATGCCGACCAGCCCGAAGAGGATGCCGGCGATGGCAACTGCCAGCACACTCCACCAGTCCACAGGAGGCACTTCCACCGCTGCATAGTGGGTGTGGTGGATGCCCCAGGCAAGCCCCACCTGGTCGGCCAGAATGGCAGCGACAACGCACGGGAACAGCGCGTCGTAACGCATGCGCCCCATCGCCAGCACCTCCAGGCCAAAGACGGCGCCCGCCAGCGGCGTGCCGAAGACCGAGGCAAAGCCGGCGCTCAGCCCTGTCATGAGCAGGATGCGCCGGTCGTGCGGTGCCAGCCGGAAGACAGCGGTTAGCTGGTCGGCGAGGGCAGCGCCCATCTGGACGGCGGTTCCCTCGCGGCCTACTGAGGCGCCGAACCCATGGGACACCACCGTGCTGGCCAGCACCAATGGCACTATGCGCAGCGGCACCACTTTTTTCGGCGTGTGGATCTCATTGAGGATGAGGTTGAGGCCGCCATCGACCGACTGGCCCACCTGGCGGTAGAGCATGCCTACCGCCAGGCCGGCGAATGGCAGCAGCCATACCACCCCATGGTGGGCATCACGCCAGGTGGTGGCATGGTCGAGTGCAAAAAGAAAAAAGGCGGAGGCGGTGCCGGCAAGTGCGGCCACCACACTGGCCAGGGCGAGCCACATCCCCATGCGGGGCAGCAGTGCGAAGGAGACGGGTGGGAAGAGTTTGGGCATTGGTCAACAAGGCGAAGGAATCGGCCTGACCAATGGGGGGACGTATACGCGAGCGCCTACAGCCCCGACCCAGGTCAGGTTCTGTAGACGTCATCAGCTGCATGCCGCAGCGGTTGAGGAGGAACGTCATCTCCTTGGCCGCCAGTATAGCGGCGCCAGCGGTGTGTGCTGGCTGTCGTTTTTTTGATGCCACTGGCTCACAGCCAGCGGCGCACCTGCTGGCAATAGCGATCGAACGCGGCCCCGAAACGCGTGCGCAGTGCGGCTTCTTCAGGGCGAATCTGGAAATGCTGCAGGTAGGCCATGAACACCATGACCGCGAGCAGCCCGGACAGCTTGCCCAGCCCTAGGGCAAAAGCCAGCAGCAGCAACGCAAAGCCCAGGTACATGGGGTTGCGTGTCAGGCGGTAGACCCCGCGCACCACCAGCGCCGAAGATGCGGCAGGGTTGACCGGGTTGACGGTGGTGCGTGCACGGCGGAATTCCAGCACGCCAGCCAGGCAGAAGCCTCCGCCCAAGACGGCCAGCACGGTGGCGGCCACCCCGGCGCCAGGCCGCCGGATGGGCAGCAGGTCAGGCAGCAGCCAGATGGCAGCGGCGAACAGTGCAAACAGTGCCAAAGGGGGTACGCGCAGAGAGAGCCAGGAGGACGGCTGCTGGGAGGAAGGGCGGGTGGGCATGGGCGAGTCGATGAAGTGGTGGTGAAATCTTTGTGCTGCAAGCATAAAGATTGAAGTTACTTCAATGTCAACGGCTGTGATGAAGTTGCAAACCTGCCGGGCGCCAATGGAAGGTGCATGATCGCCAGAGCAAGCCCCGCTGGGGCCGGTGTGCTGGGCATGCAAACCTTCTCCAGGACGCAGCAAGGCGCATGGGAGTGCCGTCGTGAACTTTGGCTGCAGCCCGCGCCCTGTTGTGCTTCAATGCTCAGCCCAGCTTTTGTTTTCTTCTGCCATGGCGAATTCCTGCGCCCTGGTGTGGCTGCGGCGCGATCTGCGCTGCGATGACCATGCCGCGCTCTATCACGCG comes from the Comamonas terrigena NBRC 13299 genome and includes:
- a CDS encoding response regulator transcription factor; translated protein: MLDVILLEDEAVLREELTEFLVGCGYRIDAESTLAGFHRRFDPRRHSIAILDIGLPDGDGLTLIRELRARGEHIGIVVFTARGEARDRISGLDIGADHYLAKTLDLDELAATLAALGRRLEVPNAVQADTWVLEQGPRNLHPPRGRAIALSEQDLTVLQELMCNAGSLVSRRQIIEALGEDFFSYDQRRLDTQMRRLRRKVDELSGLTLPINTARNQGYRFHAKALVNS
- a CDS encoding sensor histidine kinase; this translates as MRFFSSLLRCSRSLLGVLLAVLLQTVISTSLCAQPTLMLEASRSMSASGHLALLRDPGGQLDAEAVATAASWEVLPGSLKLGFTDDAIWLRLNVQRGAAEPVRWLLTLSNALLDDVRLYQRDPSGHWQLRQHSGEGLGRQHWPVDARSPVLLLELPSDVPESLLLRVQTRNALTTRLEIATPELHGAKSQRESYYYGLGLGFGLLLILFHALFWLKTRERVNAWYVAYVGLALQSEWLTSGLAQQMLDLPGWLSDHWLALVLCTALPVGVFYSDMQLGLAQRMPRFSRCLITAFTAIGVVAAMLVLAGNNGAGMLLMQLSALVAMVLMIGTALCLLSRDDGRARAFLLVFGIYYAGVIIAFLRNLGWLPNTAITQNATALGTLVHMVVMSVRLSDGYDRMRREKEVVQQRLVELVGQQNELLEQEVLRRTIALRQEIAQREYLEVELRSALETERRTRQSQLDFIAMISHEFRTPLAIINTTAQQIARNLDAAREKTLTRCTNLRNAAKRMVDLVDEYLSTDRMNTEHAPFQPLECSGPDLCKLLEELVTDWPEGRVKLHGMRVPERIWCDLELLRVALRNLLVNADRHTQAGLQLVLEMSSHREGFFALSVSNPGVKIPSDEVPHLFEKYFRGRQAQQSPGAGLGLYLVRRIAELHGGEVYLENHQNTKLVRFIIRIPTSTPLQA
- a CDS encoding CDGSH iron-sulfur domain-containing protein, with translation MGRETVSSSNVTVTFDGQRCIHSRHCVLDRPDVFVPNVKGAWIHPERATPDEVLELAHNCPSGAIQCQHPDGAAMELPPLVNTVRVRENGPLAFHAELVVAGRPDGLRATLCRCGASQLKPYCDGSHTAAGFTATGEPSTQESNPLPRRNGPLQIDPTTSGPLHVSGPLEVVSGTGRTITRVTNTWLCRCGHSANKPFCDGSHVKAGFVSGD
- a CDS encoding DsbA family protein, which codes for MSALQVPVSAHDHVHGPRDAAVVLVVYGDYQCPYCGMAEPTLQRIRQELGDRVAVVFRNFPLPMHAQALPAALVVEFAGQYGRFWKAHDWLYSHQATLGPPLYGRLLQMLQLNAEELGPAMAGGHLEARIRADIDGGERSGVDGTPAFFLNGEAIHIQHSHDELYELVLRALR
- a CDS encoding flavin reductase family protein — encoded protein: MTSFDDLPLHLPAYCQSVPLDKCYRLLNHGPTVLVSAAHAGEANVMAAAWACALDFAPPKVTVVLDKQTRTRALVEASGQFVLQLPTRAQARLTLDVGTDSAVQHPDKLQRHGVELFRPPAAPGAPLVAGCAGWLVCCLIPEPHNQQAYDLFIGEVTAAWADERVFQHGRWKFDAAPDDLRTLHYVAGGQFYVTGDSLQLPSSMPE
- a CDS encoding voltage-gated chloride channel family protein, coding for MPKLFPPVSFALLPRMGMWLALASVVAALAGTASAFFLFALDHATTWRDAHHGVVWLLPFAGLAVGMLYRQVGQSVDGGLNLILNEIHTPKKVVPLRIVPLVLASTVVSHGFGASVGREGTAVQMGAALADQLTAVFRLAPHDRRILLMTGLSAGFASVFGTPLAGAVFGLEVLAMGRMRYDALFPCVVAAILADQVGLAWGIHHTHYAAVEVPPVDWWSVLAVAIAGILFGLVGMLFAKTTRAIGAFMKHRVPCAPLRPFIGGIAIATAVWGLDAYRYIGLGIPDILRAFHAPVRPWDFLGKLLFTATSVGSGFKGGEVTPLFYIGATLGNALAPLLHMPLAMMAGLGFVAVFAGAANTPITTILMALELFGAQIGPFAAIACVSAYLCSGHAGIYQAQRIGRSKHRLHRQAGQP
- a CDS encoding methyltransferase family protein; translation: MPTRPSSQQPSSWLSLRVPPLALFALFAAAIWLLPDLLPIRRPGAGVAATVLAVLGGGFCLAGVLEFRRARTTVNPVNPAASSALVVRGVYRLTRNPMYLGFALLLLAFALGLGKLSGLLAVMVFMAYLQHFQIRPEEAALRTRFGAAFDRYCQQVRRWL